A part of Desulfomicrobium baculatum DSM 4028 genomic DNA contains:
- a CDS encoding SHOCT domain-containing protein — protein sequence MWNCGSYPLLGGWMMGHSLWGILLLVGLGVLIWTMLRNRREGSSAADRSDSLEILKLRLAKGEITIEEYNTLKSIL from the coding sequence ATGTGGAATTGCGGAAGTTACCCCTTGCTTGGGGGGTGGATGATGGGACACTCCCTGTGGGGCATCCTGCTTTTGGTGGGACTGGGCGTCCTGATCTGGACGATGCTCAGAAACCGGCGCGAGGGAAGCTCCGCCGCCGACAGATCCGACTCCCTGGAAATTTTGAAATTGCGGCTGGCCAAGGGCGAGATCACCATCGAAGAATACAACACCCTCAAATCCATACTCTAA
- a CDS encoding periplasmic heavy metal sensor, whose amino-acid sequence MKTYRNAIATMLTLAFVTAFAGLASAQGMMDGMGNMTPEKHATMQKLHADFATATADLKKQVFAKESELNAILFGEKADDKKVEALTSEINALNAKIYAEQVKMHKQMAKEGIVPMGGKGMMGGKGCPMMGGKGMGGGMGMMGGKGMMGGMQHGADNGTAGQAPMDHNAHTPAKQ is encoded by the coding sequence ATGAAAACGTACCGTAACGCCATTGCCACCATGCTTACCCTGGCCTTTGTCACCGCCTTCGCTGGCCTTGCTTCCGCTCAGGGCATGATGGACGGCATGGGAAACATGACCCCGGAAAAACACGCCACAATGCAGAAGCTGCACGCGGATTTCGCGACGGCCACGGCGGACCTGAAAAAGCAGGTCTTCGCCAAGGAATCCGAACTGAACGCCATTCTGTTCGGCGAAAAGGCCGATGACAAGAAGGTCGAGGCCCTGACTTCCGAGATCAACGCCTTGAACGCCAAGATCTATGCCGAACAAGTCAAGATGCATAAGCAAATGGCCAAGGAAGGAATCGTGCCCATGGGCGGAAAGGGCATGATGGGCGGCAAGGGATGCCCCATGATGGGCGGAAAAGGAATGGGCGGCGGAATGGGCATGATGGGCGGCAAGGGTATGATGGGTGGAATGCAGCACGGCGCGGATAATGGCACTGCCGGACAAGCTCCGATGGACCACAACGCGCACACCCCGGCCAAGCAGTAA
- a CDS encoding DMT family transporter, translating to MKHSTSSKSLQGILFALGATVIWSGNFIVARSLNQSIEPATLSMLRWATAFVGLLPFAWRAAWAERAAIRRSMPAMIPMALLGVTTFNALLYKAAHTTSTLNLSLIATSTPVFIILLARIFLHERLTTRKMLGLTFALGGVLLLITGGDLGRLTGLDFAIGDLWMSLAAVIFAGYSILVRRFPGGLSQPVFLLTLFGVGIVFLAPWTGWELLTAGAPTITLGAAGAILYVGLGASLAAYAMWNSAVASIGPSLAGLIYYSLPLFSGVMAFLFLGEPMGLIHLLSAGCILGGIVLATRR from the coding sequence ATGAAACATTCGACTTCTTCAAAATCCCTGCAGGGCATCCTCTTCGCCCTGGGCGCGACGGTCATCTGGTCCGGCAATTTCATCGTGGCCCGCAGCCTGAATCAGAGCATCGAACCCGCCACCCTCTCCATGCTGCGCTGGGCCACGGCCTTTGTGGGTTTGTTACCCTTCGCCTGGCGCGCCGCGTGGGCGGAGCGCGCGGCCATCCGCAGGAGCATGCCGGCCATGATTCCCATGGCGCTCCTCGGCGTCACGACCTTCAACGCCCTGCTCTACAAGGCGGCCCACACCACCTCGACCCTGAACCTGTCGCTCATTGCCACGTCCACGCCGGTCTTCATCATCCTTCTGGCCCGGATATTTCTCCACGAACGACTGACCACCCGCAAAATGCTCGGCCTGACCTTCGCCCTCGGGGGCGTGCTGCTGCTCATCACCGGCGGCGACCTGGGCCGTCTGACGGGCCTTGATTTTGCCATCGGAGATCTGTGGATGAGCCTGGCCGCCGTCATTTTCGCGGGCTACAGCATCCTGGTGCGCCGCTTTCCCGGAGGGCTGAGCCAGCCCGTCTTTTTGCTGACCCTTTTCGGCGTCGGCATCGTTTTTCTGGCTCCTTGGACCGGATGGGAACTGCTCACCGCCGGAGCGCCGACCATCACCCTCGGCGCGGCGGGGGCCATACTCTATGTCGGGCTCGGCGCGTCACTGGCCGCCTATGCCATGTGGAACAGCGCCGTGGCATCCATCGGTCCATCCTTGGCCGGGCTGATCTACTACAGCCTGCCCCTTTTCAGCGGTGTCATGGCCTTTCTCTTTCTGGGGGAACCCATGGGGCTCATTCATCTGCTCAGCGCGGGCTGCATCCTCGGCGGCATCGTGCTGGCCACGCGGAGATAA
- a CDS encoding MarC family protein, producing the protein MITLFISLSMKLFFLLTPFFVLTVFLSMTEHMTKAEQRLVAIRTTMAVMVISLILYFAGNPIFSTLGITLDGFRIGAGSLLFLSAVSLVSGKRTSQEAAPDVDFAVVPLAIPITVGPATIGTLLILGAELGGPTERAVGAGALVCSCLSVGILLRSARPLKKLLGSVGLSVMTKITGLVLSAMAAQIVFTGIKNFLS; encoded by the coding sequence ATGATCACTCTTTTCATCAGCCTGAGCATGAAGCTCTTCTTTCTGCTCACGCCCTTTTTCGTCCTGACCGTCTTTTTGTCCATGACCGAGCACATGACCAAGGCCGAGCAGCGCCTCGTGGCCATCCGCACGACCATGGCCGTCATGGTCATCAGCCTCATCCTCTATTTCGCGGGCAACCCCATCTTCTCGACTCTGGGCATTACCCTGGATGGGTTCCGCATCGGCGCGGGCAGCCTTTTGTTCCTGTCGGCCGTGTCCCTGGTCTCGGGCAAACGCACCAGCCAGGAGGCGGCCCCGGACGTGGACTTCGCCGTGGTTCCCCTGGCCATCCCCATCACCGTGGGCCCGGCCACCATCGGTACGCTACTCATCCTCGGCGCGGAGCTGGGCGGCCCCACGGAGCGGGCAGTGGGCGCGGGGGCCCTGGTCTGTTCCTGCCTGTCCGTGGGAATTCTGCTGCGCTCGGCACGCCCCCTGAAGAAGCTCCTCGGTTCCGTGGGCCTGTCCGTCATGACCAAGATCACGGGCCTGGTCCTCTCGGCCATGGCGGCCCAGATCGTGTTTACCGGGATCAAGAACTTCCTGAGCTAA
- a CDS encoding (Fe-S)-binding protein has translation MKSTPLPPPLTALAERISSECTECRACQTRCAFLREHGTPKLMADLLLGKGQGRALAFECSLCGLCETFCPMHLPLSDFFLSMRRAALDAGRVSLSPYRALLNYEALGASRLFRAFRLPPGGDTVFFPGCTFPGTSPATAIALFLHLQKCVPGLGLALDCCFKPSHDLGRQDFFEQHFGELRTRFLARGVRTVLAACPNCFKMFSQYGDGLAVKTVYEAMAEYPLPARPHARGPAIVHTPCPFRGQTSLQEIILGCAQGSGLDVEKTRHDGSQSPCCGEGGAVGDLKPENSSTWAMGTAEHAQGRIVITTCAGCVKALSPHARAVHLLDLLFFPAETLSNALPRPRGTAVYLHRLLFKWRARRILD, from the coding sequence ATGAAATCAACGCCCCTGCCGCCGCCACTGACCGCCCTGGCCGAGCGCATCTCCTCGGAATGCACCGAGTGCAGGGCCTGTCAGACCCGCTGCGCATTCCTGCGGGAGCACGGCACGCCCAAGCTCATGGCCGACCTATTGCTGGGCAAGGGCCAAGGCCGCGCCCTGGCCTTTGAGTGCAGCCTGTGCGGACTGTGCGAAACCTTCTGTCCCATGCATCTGCCGCTGTCGGATTTTTTTCTGTCCATGCGCAGGGCGGCGCTGGATGCCGGACGCGTCAGCCTGAGTCCGTATCGCGCGCTGCTGAATTACGAAGCGCTGGGCGCATCCCGGCTCTTTCGGGCCTTCAGGCTGCCTCCCGGAGGGGATACGGTCTTTTTCCCCGGCTGCACTTTTCCAGGAACCAGCCCGGCCACGGCGATAGCGCTGTTCCTGCACCTGCAAAAATGCGTGCCGGGTCTGGGCCTGGCCCTGGACTGCTGTTTCAAGCCGTCCCACGACCTGGGCCGCCAGGATTTTTTTGAACAGCATTTCGGGGAGCTGCGCACGCGCTTTCTGGCGCGCGGAGTACGCACGGTGCTGGCCGCCTGTCCCAACTGCTTCAAGATGTTCAGCCAGTATGGCGACGGCCTTGCCGTGAAAACCGTGTACGAGGCGATGGCGGAATATCCGCTCCCCGCGAGGCCGCACGCGCGCGGCCCGGCCATAGTGCATACGCCCTGCCCTTTTCGCGGCCAGACAAGTCTTCAGGAAATCATTTTGGGATGTGCCCAGGGATCGGGCCTGGATGTGGAAAAAACACGGCATGACGGGTCGCAGAGCCCGTGCTGCGGAGAAGGAGGGGCCGTGGGCGACCTGAAGCCGGAAAACTCCTCAACCTGGGCCATGGGCACCGCTGAACACGCCCAAGGCCGGATTGTCATCACCACCTGCGCAGGCTGCGTCAAAGCCCTCTCGCCCCACGCCCGTGCGGTGCATCTGCTGGACCTGCTCTTTTTTCCCGCTGAAACACTCAGCAATGCGTTACCACGGCCTCGAGGTACGGCCGTCTATCTTCACCGCCTTCTTTTCAAATGGCGGGCGCGGCGAATCCTGGACTGA
- a CDS encoding glycosyltransferase, translated as MTRVWWHLSDYISHRRAGEAYRRCLALAGFKIVDRPEEADLAVVHEDPVFWPRIFTDNPVLREKPVVGYAVWEGSILPKIYRPGLGLVRAVWTASAFSAQALGQGHGVVRVLPHVVEAVVPTDADRTWARERLGAGRYFFSIVDAVNPRKNLEALLRVFVRVRAAAGPDVRLVLKQYRKNVSLDDLPGVISLGSDLTDGRMAALHEGALAYVSPHRGEAWGLGLSEAMSHGVPVLATGWSGNMEFMDERNSIPLRFELEPVGERMARMLPHFRPGMLWATVDEEHLRREMLRLIRRGQDPVMCERARAVAERFSSRRVAGILAGLLRELKRD; from the coding sequence ATGACGCGCGTCTGGTGGCATCTTTCGGACTACATCAGCCATCGGCGGGCGGGCGAGGCCTACCGGCGGTGTCTGGCCCTGGCCGGATTTAAGATCGTGGACCGGCCCGAGGAGGCCGATCTGGCCGTCGTGCACGAAGATCCCGTTTTCTGGCCACGGATATTCACAGACAATCCCGTGCTGCGCGAGAAGCCGGTGGTCGGTTACGCGGTATGGGAAGGGAGCATCCTGCCCAAGATATACAGGCCCGGACTTGGGCTGGTGCGTGCGGTGTGGACGGCCTCTGCGTTTTCCGCGCAGGCTCTGGGCCAGGGCCATGGGGTGGTGCGGGTGCTGCCGCATGTGGTCGAGGCGGTTGTCCCGACCGACGCGGACCGTACATGGGCGAGGGAAAGACTGGGTGCGGGACGCTATTTTTTTTCCATCGTGGACGCCGTCAACCCGCGCAAGAATCTGGAGGCCCTGCTGCGGGTTTTTGTCCGCGTGCGGGCTGCGGCCGGACCGGATGTTCGCCTGGTGCTCAAGCAGTACCGCAAGAATGTGTCGCTGGATGATTTGCCGGGAGTGATCAGCCTGGGTTCGGATTTGACCGACGGCCGCATGGCCGCCCTGCACGAGGGAGCCCTGGCCTATGTCAGTCCGCACCGTGGCGAGGCCTGGGGGCTCGGCCTGAGCGAGGCCATGAGCCACGGCGTGCCTGTGCTGGCCACGGGCTGGTCCGGGAACATGGAGTTCATGGATGAGCGCAACTCCATTCCCTTGCGCTTTGAATTGGAACCGGTGGGGGAGCGCATGGCCAGGATGCTGCCGCATTTTCGGCCCGGGATGCTCTGGGCCACGGTCGATGAGGAGCATCTGCGGCGGGAAATGCTGCGTCTGATCCGGCGGGGCCAGGATCCGGTCATGTGCGAGCGGGCCCGCGCGGTTGCCGAGCGGTTCTCATCCAGGCGCGTGGCTGGAATTCTGGCCGGGCTGCTTCGTGAGCTGAAGCGGGACTGA
- a CDS encoding methyltransferase family protein: MKHLLLAFGWAAWGGLHSLLISPSWMRLVSGLFPRLCPFYRLAYNGLAVLTLVPLLLFKHSLAGEALFAWSGALALPRFALLGAALWLFWAGAREYDLSVVGGLAQLRSSCSFAGSPYASELRTSGILGRVRHPWYGGALLVLWTNSGHFDAANLITSLTLSLYVLVGAWLEERKLVHVHGETYRAYQRATPMFFPWPWRKDGVR, translated from the coding sequence ATGAAACACCTTCTGCTCGCCTTTGGCTGGGCCGCCTGGGGCGGCCTCCACAGCCTGCTCATCAGCCCCTCCTGGATGCGCCTGGTCTCCGGTCTGTTTCCCCGGCTTTGCCCCTTCTATCGTCTGGCCTACAATGGTTTGGCCGTGCTGACCCTTGTCCCGCTGCTTCTGTTCAAACATTCCCTGGCCGGAGAGGCGCTCTTTGCCTGGAGCGGCGCGCTCGCCCTGCCGCGCTTTGCCCTGCTTGGCGCGGCCCTGTGGCTTTTCTGGGCCGGAGCCAGAGAATATGACCTGAGCGTGGTCGGCGGGCTGGCGCAGTTGCGCTCAAGCTGTTCCTTCGCGGGCAGTCCCTATGCCTCGGAACTGCGCACTTCGGGCATTCTGGGGCGGGTTCGGCATCCCTGGTACGGGGGCGCGCTCCTCGTGCTCTGGACCAACTCGGGGCACTTTGACGCGGCGAATCTGATCACAAGCCTGACGCTTTCCCTCTACGTTCTTGTGGGGGCGTGGCTGGAGGAGCGCAAGCTCGTGCATGTTCACGGGGAGACGTACCGGGCCTATCAGCGCGCAACGCCCATGTTCTTTCCCTGGCCGTGGCGCAAGGACGGGGTGCGATGA